CACCGCGCACCAGCAGAAGGGCCACAAAACACAGCCCGAGTACCAGAAGCGACGCCGGCGTGGGGTGCACGGCCGCGGCCGCGAGCACCAGCGTCACGAACGGAAGCTTCACGCCCTTCCGCAGCCCCGACTGGACAGCAAACTGGTCACCGAGCGTGTGCCCGAGTTCATGGTACAGGCAGAAGCGATCCTCCACGCCGGCTTCTTTCGGATCGTCGCGGACCAGGACGACGGCCCCGACGAACGGGATGTTGAACACACCCAGGCCCCCCGGCATCCCGCCGGATCTGCCGATGCCCACGCGAAAGAACCGTACACCCTTCTTGTGTTCGTACGGCAGGCCCAGCCGGTTCATGAAGCTCATCAGGCTTCGCTCGTCGATCCTGGCCGCGTCGCCTTCGCGGAGAATGCGGTCCCAGCCGATCGGCGTATACGTGCAATCCCGCAGGTTCACCAGGATCGCGGCCAGCGCGTCCCGTTGCACCTTCATCGCCGAAACCATCAGCCAGAACCCCATTACGAGGTCCCACAGCCCCGCGAGAACGATCAGCCGCTTTCCCGGGCCGCTGGGCAGCCAGACATGGCTCGCCACGGCGAGCGATATTGTTGGCCATACGCACAGCAGCCCCCACAGCTCCTTAGGAATGACGAAGAGCCAGATGGTGGCCCAACTCGCCCGCACGGCAGCCACGATCCTCGACACTGGCTTATGCATGCGAACCGGAGTCGCTCTCTTGCGCATCCGTTGCATCCATGTGAGCGAGGAACGACGAGATCAGCCGGTTGATGGTGGCGGGGTCGAGCTTGCCGGCGATGTCCGGAGGGACCTGGAAATCGATCCCCGTAACGTTGACTTCGCCCCCGCCGTTCACGGTGCCGATCTGGACAGACTGCCTGACGTGTTCCACCCGCGCGATGTGGATGTGCCAATCTGCCCTGCCCCGAAGGGCCGCCCACTGGCTGAGAAGGACGGCGCCGTTGGCGAGCAGGATGAGCGCTTCCGTCCAGTCCAGCCTGTCCCCGGAAATGGGGACGATCCGCACCTGCCCACGACGCTCGACGATGTCGTTCAGGTTCGTCTTTCCCACACGCCGGCTCTGCTCGGGGAAGGTTTCCAAGAGGACGGAGCGAATCAGCGCGAGTTCTTGAGCTTCATCCAGCATGGACGTTCCCTTTCCCGGCTCGGGTCGTACATATTCGTCGGACAGCTCGACTCCGATTTCCGCGACCCGTTCAACGTGGCGCTGGACCCCGTGCCGGCGCGGAGCTACCACGACGAGACACTGATGGCGGATGGCGCCAGGATCGCGCACTTCTGCAGCATGTGCGGCCCCAAGTTCTGCAGTATGAAGATCTCGCAGGGCGTGCGGGACTGCGCGGCGAGGCAGAAGGAGATTGAGGCGGGGATGCCAGCCTGTCCGCCGAGTTCCGCGAGCGCGGCGGCGAGGTCTATCTGCCCTCCGCGGAGATCATTCGCGAGGCTGGCGGGGGAGTCCGTCTCGGGGGATTGAAAGCGGCCCGGCAGGGGACAACAAAGCAGGGAGCACCTTCCAGTGCTCCCCGAAGTCGTACATGGCCTGCCAGCATTCACCAAGCTTGCTTTCCACGCTGCCTACACATACATTTCACGACGTAGTTTAACACAGCGTAGTTCCCGCTTGCCACTCTCGCGAAAGGACCGCCCATGAACAAGCTGAAGCTGGACATGGAGAAGCTCGCAATCGACTCGTTCGACGTCGGGGACGAACGCGAGGACACCGGAACCGTACGGGCGAACGACACCCAGTATCCCCACACGCATTCGTGCCGCACGGGCGTAAGCTTCTGCGCGAAGTGCTACTACTCGGCCAACCTCTGCGAATGCGGCGTCACCCCCTGATCGACGCCAGGATTCGGCGCGCGCGCGCGGAGGCAGTAGAGACCAGAAGAGGGCATAACGGCGGATCGAGCGCCGTCTGCCGGCTCTGAAAACAAAGCGGGGGAGCACCAGCCGGTGCTCCCCCGCGCGTTTGCGCCCGTGCCCCATCAGCCTCGCGCGGCGTGTCAGACGAAGTCGCGGCGGCGGCTCCAGAAGTAGAGCAGGAAAGGGGCGTGCAGGAGTACGAAGAAGAGCCCGCCCGTCCGCACCTGCGCCGGATCCGTCCCCGCCCCGCCCTGAGACGGCATCACCATGACGGCGAGGCACGAGAGCACCACCAGCGCGGAGATGCCGGTCGCGAGCCACCATCCCCAGCGGCGAAAGCGCTGCACGCCCCGCGCACAGGCAATCGTGAGCAAGATGATGGGAACGAAGCCCACCAGGATCATTCCGGGTTCCGCCGTGTCGCGGATGCTGGGCTCGCTCGTGAGCGGCAGCAGCAGAAAGAGCAGCGCGCTGAACGTGAACAGTGCCGCGGCCAGGTAGCAGCAGACGATGTAGATCTTGCCGATGACGCCGTGGCCGCGGGCGGCGTGCAATGCCGGCGCGCCGCAGTGCGGGCAGGCCGGCGACGTATCGGACAGCGTTCCGCCACATTCCCTGCAGGTGATCAGCGTCACAGGCAACTCCCTGGCGAGTAGAGGCGTGCGCGCCGCGGCGGGCCCCGCGGGCCACACCGGACGGCTTTCCGGTATCAGTTACGCAAGATCGGGGCAATACTGCGCGCCGCCCGGGACCCGCGCCGTCCTGTCGGTCCTGCAAATCCCCGCTTCGGGCTCGATCAATCCCACGTGCGCAGACGAGGACACCGTCGCATCCGCCGGCTGCGGCGGCGCTGGACGCGGATCGACTCGGTTCTGCTGACAAGAAAGCGGGGGAGCACCGTTCGGTGCTCCCCCGCTTTCATCCTCGCGTCGTCCCCGGACCTCTGCCCCGCCTCAGAGTCGAGGCGCGGCGGATGCCCCGGCCGGCCTCAGCCCAGGCGGTCGGTGCGGTTCTCGATGCGGTCGCCGGCGCGCTCCACGGGGCCGCCGACATGGTCGGTGGCGTGCTCGATCTTGTCGCCCGCCGTCTCCGCCGCGTGTCCCGCGGTGTCCTTGGCGCGCTCCCAGCCGTGGCGAACCGAGCTTTCCACGCGGTCCCACGCGCCGTGCTCGTCATCCTTCCAGCCGCGGCGGATGTCGGTGGACACGTCGTTCCACTCGCGCCCCTTGTAGTCGGGGTTGTGCCCGGCAATGTGACCCGCCGCATACCCGGTGCGCGCGTGGTCGTAGCTCAGGTCGCGCGGACGCACCGTGTCGGCCTCATGGTGGCCGCGGAAGTACTTGTCGTCGTCTTCCGTGTAGTGCGCGGCCGCCTCGCTTACCGAGCGTCCCGCCCACCATCCGCCCACCGCGCCGGCGATGCCGCCGATGAGGGTGCCCACCGGTCCGCCCACCGAGCCGATGGCCGCGCCGGCCAGCACGCCGCTGACACCGCCTGCGGCTTCGCCCAGCTCGTCCCCATGGCTGGGCTCGTGCGCGTGGTGCGTGCGTTCGATGGGCGAATGATCGTGGTCGTTTGTCATGGCTTTTTCCGCTGTTCGCGTAATCCCGTCCCGGCGTCCTCCGCGAGAACGCGGCGTTCAGGTTGGGGACCGCGTCGCAGTGCATGGCCCGCGCCACACTCCTGAATCAACGCTGGCACGCACCCCCGCGGGCAGGCGCCGCGAACGCAGGAACCACACGGAGGACGTCGGATGGGCGCCGGAACAATCCGCATCTGTTCTGGGCAGACTTTCATCAGTCGACCGTCATCCGCGATCACGGTCGATGAACGGCATGAGCGCCGGCGGACGGATATCCATCAATATGAATACCCGTTCACGAATCTCGCTCTGAGTGCTGCTGATCGATCAGCCGGTGGATCAGCTTCAGTGGATCAGCTTCTCCTCTCGCTCAACACGACCCCTGCGGCGGATCAACGGCGTGCCGCGCAGTGCCGTTCGGCGCCGTGCCCCGCAAACTGCCCTGACGCGGGGGGACGCGGAGGTGGCGGGGGTGCGCGGGGGAACAGATGAGGGAGGGAGGCGCGGGCGGCGGAGCACCACCCCGCATCCAGGGTTGCTGGCCCGAGTGGAAGAAGTCGTAGGCGATTCGCCTTCAAACCGTTAGCTTGCGCACGCAGCGTTTGCGGCGTCCCCGGGCAGGCTTTGTCCAGCGTGGCTCGGTTGTCGCATTCCGGCGAGCCAGAGCCAGGAACGCCCGCCTCAACCCCGGCCTGTCCGCGCGGGAATCCGGAAAGACGGCGGCGCATTCACGCGTGCGCCGCCTCTGTGTTCCGCCCGTTCCAGAAACGCCCTCCGTCGCCCTCCCGCCCGGCGGATGCAACCAAGGTGGCCGCTTGACCGTCACGATTCCGCCGGATGACGACCCCGCGCACGCGCCCGGGGTGAACGATCCCGCTCGCCTGTCCGCCCTGCGCGAAAGCGGCCTGCTGGACGCCGCCGCCGAGGAAGCCTTCGACCGCCTGACGCGGCTGGCGTCGGTGCTGGTGCATTCGCCCGCCACCTTCATCAGCCTGGTGGACGAAACGCGCGACTTCTACCTCTCCTGCGTGGGATTTCCCGACCCGCTCGCGCAGGAGCGGGAAATCCGCGGCCCCACCTTCTGCCACCTCGCCATCCAGAACAACGGCCCGCTCGTCATCCCCGACACCCGCGCCCGCCCCGAGTACGCCCGCATCCCCACGGTGGAGACGCTGGGCGTGGCCGCGTACCTGGGCGTGCCTATCCGCGGCGCCGACGGAATGGTGCTGGGCTCCTTCTGCGCCATCGACTTCGTACCCCGCGCGTGGACCGACACCGAGGTGGAGGTCATGGTGCAGCTGGCCCGCTCCGCCGAGCGCGAGATCGAGCTGCGCCGCCGCATCCGCCAGGTGGAGGACCAGGGCGAGGAGATGCAGGCCCAGGCCGCCGAACTGGAGGCGCAGGTGGAAGAGGCCCGCGAGGCCGCCGAGCAGCTGGAGCGGCTGAACGCGGCGCTCGAGGATGCACGCGCGGCGTCGGAAAGCGAGCGTGCACGGCTGCGTGAGGTCTTTGAGCAGGCACCGGTGGCCGTCGCGGTGGTGCGCGGGCCGGAGCACGTCTTTGAATCCGCCAATCCGGGCTACATCCGCATGGTGGGCGGGCGGCGGGTGGTGGGCAGGCGCGTGGCCGACGCGCTGCCGGAGGTGGTGGAGCAGGGCTTCATCGGCCTGCTTGACCAGGTGCGCGCCACGGGCGAGCCGTTCATCGGCACCGCCGTTCCGCTGGAGCTGCGGGATGAGTGGATGGGGACGGTGGAGGAGCGCTTCGTGGACTTCATCTACCACCCGCTGCGCGGCGCGGACGGCTCGGTGTCGGGGATCACCGCCATCATCACGGACGTGACGGAAAAGGTGCGCGCCGATGCCATCCGCGAGCAGGAACGCGAACGGCTGGCGCGGGTGGTGGCGCAGTTTCCGGGCGCGGTGGCGGTGCTGGAGGGGCCCGATCACCGCTTTGTCGCGGCCAGCGAGCAGTACCGCGAGCGCGCCGCCGGGCGGGAAATGGTGGGCCGCCCCTTTCGCGAGGTGTATCCCGAGGTGGACGGGCAGGGCTACTTCGACCTGCTGGACCAGGTGTACGCCAGCGGCCGGGAATGGTCCGGCTCCGGGGTGACCGCGGCGTGGGACGGCGACGGCGACGGGATCGCGGAGGAGCACCGGATCGACATCGTCTACAAGCCGCTGCTGAACGCCGGCGGGCGCGTGGAGGGGATCGCCACGCAGTACCACATCGTGGATGAGCGCGAGCGCTCCGCCGAGGCCCTGCGCGCATCCGACGAGCGGTACCAGCTGGCCTCGCGCGCCACGGCGGACGTGATCTGGGATTGGGACCTTCAGGCGGACTGCATCCGCTGGAACCCCGCGCTGGGGGAGCGCTTCGGACATCATCCATCCGACGGCGAGACCTCCGGGGGGTGGTGGCTGGAGCACATTCACCCGGACGACCGGGACAAGGTCGCCGAGGGAATCCACGCCGCCATCGACCGCGGCGCGGACACGTGGAGCGCGGAGTACCGCTTTCTGCGCGCGGACGGCGGCTACGCCGACGTGCTGGACCGCGGGCACGTGGCCCGGCCGCGGGAGGGCGCGGCGTCGCGCATGGTGGGGGCCATGCAGGACGTGACGGAGCAGAAGGCCGCGGATCAGCTGCGCCTGACCCTGTACGACGAGGCGGGGCGCGCCCGCGCCGAGGCGGACTACGCCAACCGCGCCAAGAGCCAGTTTCTGGCGCAGATGAGCCACGAGATCCGCACCCCCATCAACGCGGTGGTGGGCTACATCGACCTGCTGCAGGCGGGGGTGGCCGGCGACCTGAACGCGCAGCAGGCGGAGTACGTGGGGCGGGTGCGGGCCAGCGGGCAGCACCTGCTGGGGCTGGTGAGCGACATCCTGGATCTGTCCAAGGCCGAGGCGGGGGAGATGGAAGTGGCGCACGAGGCCACGCTCCTGCTGGGCACGACCGCGGCGGCGGTGGGGATGATCTCCCCGCTGGCGCAGTCCCGGGGCGTGCAGCTGCACGACGAATCGGTCTCCGCGGGCGAGGAGATGTACGTGGGCGACGAGGACCGGGTGCGGCAGGTGGCGGTAAACCTGCTTTCCAACGCGGTTCGCTTTACGGACGAGGGCGGGCGGGTCACCATCCGCTGCGCCGTGCGCGAGGCCCCGGCGGAGAGCGCGCTGGCCGGGCCGGGGCCGTGGCTGGCGGTGGAGGTGGAGGACACGGGCCGCGGCATTCCGGCCGGCGAGCTGGAGCGCATCTTCGAGCCGTTTTCGCAGGTGGATGGCGGGCACACGCGGCGCACGGGCGGCACCGGGCTGGGGCTGACCATCAGCCGGCGGTTCGCGCGGCTGATGGGTGGCGACCTCACCGTGCAGAGCGTGCTGGGCGAGGGAAGCCGCTTCGTGCTCTGGCTGCCCACGCCGGAAGGGGTGCATGCGCAGGCGGAGCTGCAGGGCGGCGCGGCGGGCGCGGCCGCGCCGACCAGTGGCGCCGACGAAGCGCCGGGTGATGTGTGGTTCTCGGGGTCGCCGGAGATCACGGGGCTGGCGGAGATCGGGCACCTGCTGGCCCGCGGCGCCGACGCGCTCAGCCGGCGCTTCGGCGAGCGCCTGCGCGGCGATCCGGCGCTGCCGCACGCGCGGGAGATGAACCGCGTGCAGCTGGAGGACCACGTCGCCACCTTTCTGCTGGAAACCGGCAAGATGCTCATCATTCTGGATGAGGGGCACGGCGATCCGGAGCTGATGCAGGACGGCACCAGCATCCAGCGGGTAATCTCCGAGCGGCACGGGGAGCAGCGCCGCCGCCTGGGGTGGACGGCGGACCACCTGCGGCGCGAGTTCGCGCTGCTGCGCGCGGAGGTGCACGCGCTGGTGGAGCGCGAGGCCGAAGGGCGCACCGCGGTGGAACTGGCGGGGGCGCTCAAGGTTCTGCAGCGCCTGCTGGACCGCGCAGAGCTGCGCGGCCTGCGCGCGTTCGGCGGGCCGGACCGGTAGCGTCCGCGTGTGCTGGGGTTGATCGCAGGGGAATCTCACCGCTTGGAGATCCCATTCGTGAACAGGCGTTCACAAAGGCGTCATCCTGAGGAGGCGCCGGATGATGCCGCCGACCCGCCGAACCTTGGCGCCGACGAAGGATCTGCTCTCCCCGCGAGAACAGGCGTGCGTGTCGCGACGTTGGCTCGGCGGGACGGTAGATCCTTCGGTCGCGCATGACCTCGGCGTGACAGAGAGGCCGGCGTACGCTCCCTCAGGATGACATGGCTGGGTGTGGTAACTGGCGTCCCCGCAACAACATTCATCCTCGGAATCACCGGACAAGGGGTGCGGACAACGTTCTCAAGACCATCCGGATGGTGATCCACAGAAGAAACGGGGGAGAGCACCGCGCGGTGCTCTCCCCCTTGTTTCATCCGATCGCGACCGGGACGGACCCGTCTGGACTATGGCAGACGGGGCGCCGGGCCGGCGCGCCCGTTCTGGTTCAGGATCAGCCGCGTCACCGCACCCGCCGCGTCGCGCTCGAAATCGATCGTCGCGTTCAGATCCTGCGCGGTGAACCGGGTCTGCGTCACCGCCCCCAGCGTGATCTCGCGCTGGCCGGTCGCCTGCGCCTTGAGCACGTCCCCGTCGCGGCGGATGGTGAGCACCAGTTCCGGGGTGAGCTGGTACCGGCCGGCGTACGCGTCCAGCACCGCCGCGGGAACCACGACCGAACCGGCCGCCGGGGGCGCCGCCGCATCCTCCACCCGCTCATCCGTCCGCGGCGAAACCCCGTCTTCCGGCCCGATGCGGGGGCGCAGGCGCACGCCCGTCACCCGGCCGCCCTCGCGCACGAAGGTGAAGCGCGCGCCGGTGTTCACGCTCACGAACTGGTCGCGCGCCACGGGGCGCAGTTCCACCTTGGCGCCGCGCCCGCGCTGCACGTACAGCCGGCCGCCGTCGCGCGTAACGATGCGCCGGTCCGCGTCGCCCACGCGGTACACGCCCGTGTACGCATCCAGCGCGGACGGCGCCACGGCGATGGCTGGCGTAATGAATTCGCGCCCCAGCACCCGCTCGGCGATGCGGGTGGAGAACGTTTCGGGGTTGGCGAAATCACGCTCGGCGTTGCTCAGCACATAGACCAGCAGCCGCTCGGAGGGCATCCACATCCCGTGGCTGCTGAATCCGTTGATGTCGCCGCCGTGCTCCACCGTGGGCTGCCCCGCCAGCGTGCTGACGAACCAGCCGTAGCCGTACCCCGACGAACGCCCGCCGGGCAGCGCGTACGCCGTGTGGGCGCGCCGCCACGTTTCCGGCTTCAACAAGCGCCCTTCCGCGACCGCGTGGCCCCAGCGCAGCAGGTCGTCGGTGGTGGAAAGGATGGCGCCCGCGGCGTACGGATGCGTGGAACTCATGTACATGGCGTTCTGCAGCACGCGCCCGTCCGTGGTCGCGTAGCCGCGCACCCGCCCGGGAATCACCGCCGTCTGCGTCTCCACCCGCGTGCCGCGCATCCCCAGCGGCTCAAAGATGCGCGTCCTCAGGAAGTCGGCGTAGCTCTGGCCGCTGATCTTTTCGATGATGGCGCCCAGCAGCACGTATCCCGAGTTGTTGTACCGCCAGTCCTGGCCCGGCGCAAAGTCCACTGGCTGGCCGCGAAAGACGGAGATCAGCTCCGTGGGCGACAGGTCGTTGCGCAGCGTGGGCCGCCACTCGGGGATGTCCGTGTAGCTGCGGATGCCGGACGTGTGCGTCAGCAGGTGCTCCACGGTGATGCGGCGGCCCTGCGTGGGGTAGTCGGGGATGAACTCGGTGACGTCGTCATCCAGCGACAGCTTTCCCTCGTCCACCAGCATGAGCGCGGCGACGGCGGTGAACTGCTTGGTGATGGAGCCGATGCGCAGCACGTGCTCCGGCTGCAGCGGCACGCCGAGTTCCACGTCGGCCATGCCGTACGCCTTGCGCAGCAGCACCCGTCCGCCGCGCTCCACAATCACCGACGCGCCGGGCCCGCCGGCGGGGTACGTGGCCGCCAGCGCCGAATCGATGGCGGCGAGCGACGGGTCCACCACCACCTGCGCGGAGGCGGATGCCGGCGCGGGGGACTGGGCGCGCAGCAGCGCGGGCGCGGCGGGCGGAACGGCCACCAGCGCGGCGAGCGCGAGCCGGCGGACGGAGCGCATGCGTGCAATCATCATCAAAGGAAACGGGTTGGATGGAGGTGCGTTCGGCGGGGCCAGCCGGGTACGGCGCGCGGACGGGGCGGGTTTCATCTCCCCGCGGCCACTTCCCGCCGGACGGCGGCCGCGGCGGACGGGAATCCGCCGCGCGGACCGGGCGAAACCGGGGAACCCGCGGGCCAAATTGTTGTATGCAAGCGCGTTGCGCCGCGGCCCCCATTGGCCGCGGCTCCTGTTTGGGGAGGCATGGATGACGAACGACTATCTGGTGCGCGCCACGGCGCTCGACGACCGCGTGCGCGCCTTTGCGCTGAACGCCACCGGCCTGGTGAGCGAACTGCAGCGCCGGCACGACACCTATCCCGCCGTGACCGCGGCGCTGGGCCGCACGGCCATGGGCGCGCTGCTGCTGGGCGCCGCCTCGCTCAAGGAAGAAGACCAGCTGCTGACCGTGGACGTGCGCGGCAACGGCCCGGTGCGCCGCATTCTGGTGACCGCCAACGGGCGCGGCGAGGTGCGCGGGCTGGTGGGCAACCCGCACGTGCACGCCGACAGCGTCAACGGCAAGCTGAACGTGGCCGGCGTGGTGGGCACAGACGGCTACCTCGCCGTCACCAAGGACCTGGGGATGAAGGACACCTACCAGGGGATGGTGGAGCTGATTTCCGGCGAAATCGGCGAGGACCTGGCGTACTACATGGCCAAGAGCGAGCAGACGCCGTCCGGCGTGGGCATCGGCGTGTTCGTGCGGCCGGACCTGTCGGTGGAGGCCGCCGGCGGCTACCTGATCCAGCTTCTTCCCGGCCTGTCGGACGAGGAGATCGCCGAGATCGAGCAGCGGGCCGCCGCGCTGCCGCATCCCACGGCGCTGCTGCGCGAGGGGATTTCGCCGGAGCAGATGCTGGACCGGCTCTTTCCCGAGGGCTACACCTTTGGCGACAAGTACCCGATCGGGTTCAAGTGCGAGTGCTCGCGCGGCCGGTTCGAGTCCGCCATCGCCAGCCTGGGCCCGGTGGAGATCGAGCACATCATTCAGGAAGAGGAAAAGCCGTATACGGAGGTGGTCTGCCATTTCTGCAACGAGGCCTACCACTTCTCGCCGGACGAGATGCGCGGGATCCTGGAATCCACCCGCTGAACGGCGCTTCGGGGGGATGAACGAGGGCGGCACTGATCCCGGTGCCGCCCTCGTTGTGCGTCGGGGATCGGCGGGTGTTTCTTTTGATGACCGACGTCCATCCCTGCTCGATTGCGGAGAACGGCAACTCAGCGTGAATGGCCGGGTTGAGGCGCGTTCGGAGAGGGCCCCCTCCCCCCAGCCCCCTCCACCCGCTCCGCGGGAGAGGGGGAGCCGTTCGGCTTGGGCTCAGGGTTCAGCGCGCGTCGAGCGGTCCGGAGTCGAGGGTAGCGCCGACCTGGGCGTGGTGCGTCTTGGCCCAGTCCGCCATGGCGTTCAGCACGGGGCGCAGCGTGCCGCCAAAGGTGCTCAGCGCGTATTCCACGTGCCGCACCTCGCCCTCTCGTTCTGTGCGCGTGATGAAGCCGTCGCGCTCCAGGCCGCGAAGCTGCTGCGCGAGCACCTTGTGCGTTATGCCGGGCATGGCCGCCTGCAGCGCGTTGAAGCGGCGGGGCTCGCCGCGCAGTTCCCACAGCAGCAGCGGCTTCCACTTGCCCCCGATCATGGCGATGGTGAGCTCCACCGGGCAGGTGAAGTGAACGGGATCGGCGGTTTGATGGATGTTCATCGGCGGATGGAGGGTGCGGTTACCTCGCGGTGCGTTCTGTCGCGGCGAATCGTGCGTGGCGAGATTGCCCGTTCCGCAGGGCAGCTCGCCTTCAACTGAAGAGGATCCGCATGATCGTGGAATACATCCGCTACACCATTCCCGCGGAGAGGCGGGACGCGTTCGAGGCCGGCTATGGACAGGCGCAGCAGGCGCTTGCGGCGTCTTCCCACTGCCTGGGCCACGAACTCGCGCGCTGCGTGGAGGAGCCCGCGTCGTACATCCTGCGGATCGAATGGGATTCGGCGGAGGGACACATGCAGGGGTTCCGGAAGAGCCCGGAGTTCGGGACGTTCTTTGCCGCCGTACGTCCGTTCTTCAACGACATCGCCGAGATGCGGCACTACGAGGTGACGGCCGTGCGCGGCGGTTCGCACGCATCGCGCTGATCCCGCGCATCCCGGCGAACGGGTACGAGGGGCGGCGGCTTACGTCCGGCGGTTGAAACCGCGCCTCGAACGATAGATGTCCGCCTGCGCGGACTGAGGCCGCCGCCCCTGACGTGTATCCCCAAATGCAGTTGAAGCCCCGATCGTGGACGCGACAGCGGCCATGAGTCGGGGCTTCCCGCTGGTTGAGCGGCGGATTCATTCGCTCACAGACTTCGCGCGGAGCCAGATCCCGCCACTC
The genomic region above belongs to Longimicrobium terrae and contains:
- a CDS encoding ATP-binding protein translates to MTVTIPPDDDPAHAPGVNDPARLSALRESGLLDAAAEEAFDRLTRLASVLVHSPATFISLVDETRDFYLSCVGFPDPLAQEREIRGPTFCHLAIQNNGPLVIPDTRARPEYARIPTVETLGVAAYLGVPIRGADGMVLGSFCAIDFVPRAWTDTEVEVMVQLARSAEREIELRRRIRQVEDQGEEMQAQAAELEAQVEEAREAAEQLERLNAALEDARAASESERARLREVFEQAPVAVAVVRGPEHVFESANPGYIRMVGGRRVVGRRVADALPEVVEQGFIGLLDQVRATGEPFIGTAVPLELRDEWMGTVEERFVDFIYHPLRGADGSVSGITAIITDVTEKVRADAIREQERERLARVVAQFPGAVAVLEGPDHRFVAASEQYRERAAGREMVGRPFREVYPEVDGQGYFDLLDQVYASGREWSGSGVTAAWDGDGDGIAEEHRIDIVYKPLLNAGGRVEGIATQYHIVDERERSAEALRASDERYQLASRATADVIWDWDLQADCIRWNPALGERFGHHPSDGETSGGWWLEHIHPDDRDKVAEGIHAAIDRGADTWSAEYRFLRADGGYADVLDRGHVARPREGAASRMVGAMQDVTEQKAADQLRLTLYDEAGRARAEADYANRAKSQFLAQMSHEIRTPINAVVGYIDLLQAGVAGDLNAQQAEYVGRVRASGQHLLGLVSDILDLSKAEAGEMEVAHEATLLLGTTAAAVGMISPLAQSRGVQLHDESVSAGEEMYVGDEDRVRQVAVNLLSNAVRFTDEGGRVTIRCAVREAPAESALAGPGPWLAVEVEDTGRGIPAGELERIFEPFSQVDGGHTRRTGGTGLGLTISRRFARLMGGDLTVQSVLGEGSRFVLWLPTPEGVHAQAELQGGAAGAAAPTSGADEAPGDVWFSGSPEITGLAEIGHLLARGADALSRRFGERLRGDPALPHAREMNRVQLEDHVATFLLETGKMLIILDEGHGDPELMQDGTSIQRVISERHGEQRRRLGWTADHLRREFALLRAEVHALVEREAEGRTAVELAGALKVLQRLLDRAELRGLRAFGGPDR
- a CDS encoding serine hydrolase, which gives rise to MMIARMRSVRRLALAALVAVPPAAPALLRAQSPAPASASAQVVVDPSLAAIDSALAATYPAGGPGASVIVERGGRVLLRKAYGMADVELGVPLQPEHVLRIGSITKQFTAVAALMLVDEGKLSLDDDVTEFIPDYPTQGRRITVEHLLTHTSGIRSYTDIPEWRPTLRNDLSPTELISVFRGQPVDFAPGQDWRYNNSGYVLLGAIIEKISGQSYADFLRTRIFEPLGMRGTRVETQTAVIPGRVRGYATTDGRVLQNAMYMSSTHPYAAGAILSTTDDLLRWGHAVAEGRLLKPETWRRAHTAYALPGGRSSGYGYGWFVSTLAGQPTVEHGGDINGFSSHGMWMPSERLLVYVLSNAERDFANPETFSTRIAERVLGREFITPAIAVAPSALDAYTGVYRVGDADRRIVTRDGGRLYVQRGRGAKVELRPVARDQFVSVNTGARFTFVREGGRVTGVRLRPRIGPEDGVSPRTDERVEDAAAPPAAGSVVVPAAVLDAYAGRYQLTPELVLTIRRDGDVLKAQATGQREITLGAVTQTRFTAQDLNATIDFERDAAGAVTRLILNQNGRAGPAPRLP
- the hslO gene encoding Hsp33 family molecular chaperone HslO, yielding MTNDYLVRATALDDRVRAFALNATGLVSELQRRHDTYPAVTAALGRTAMGALLLGAASLKEEDQLLTVDVRGNGPVRRILVTANGRGEVRGLVGNPHVHADSVNGKLNVAGVVGTDGYLAVTKDLGMKDTYQGMVELISGEIGEDLAYYMAKSEQTPSGVGIGVFVRPDLSVEAAGGYLIQLLPGLSDEEIAEIEQRAAALPHPTALLREGISPEQMLDRLFPEGYTFGDKYPIGFKCECSRGRFESAIASLGPVEIEHIIQEEEKPYTEVVCHFCNEAYHFSPDEMRGILESTR
- a CDS encoding winged helix-turn-helix transcriptional regulator is translated as MNIHQTADPVHFTCPVELTIAMIGGKWKPLLLWELRGEPRRFNALQAAMPGITHKVLAQQLRGLERDGFITRTEREGEVRHVEYALSTFGGTLRPVLNAMADWAKTHHAQVGATLDSGPLDAR
- a CDS encoding antibiotic biosynthesis monooxygenase family protein, whose translation is MIVEYIRYTIPAERRDAFEAGYGQAQQALAASSHCLGHELARCVEEPASYILRIEWDSAEGHMQGFRKSPEFGTFFAAVRPFFNDIAEMRHYEVTAVRGGSHASR